In Streptococcus dysgalactiae subsp. dysgalactiae, the following are encoded in one genomic region:
- a CDS encoding dihydrofolate reductase family protein yields MRKVVLNIAMSLDGFIAREDATYDWIEGHGTDAYDSANQFDNPSFFASCDTVIMGRKSFEDCPIELIEGYREKNFYVASSQVMTSPYSNVYFSKDIVSTLKQLKAGEGGPIWIFGGADLVHSLIGADLIDHYIIGIIPTILGCGRPLFTGNRQERHLRLIESTVTDGIAMLRYDKRE; encoded by the coding sequence ATGAGAAAAGTAGTCTTGAACATTGCTATGAGTTTAGATGGGTTTATCGCAAGGGAAGACGCGACCTATGATTGGATTGAGGGGCACGGAACGGATGCATATGATAGTGCTAACCAATTTGATAATCCATCCTTCTTTGCTTCCTGTGATACCGTTATTATGGGGCGAAAATCATTTGAAGATTGTCCGATTGAGCTAATAGAAGGTTACCGAGAAAAAAACTTTTATGTGGCTAGTAGTCAAGTAATGACTAGTCCCTATTCAAATGTCTATTTTTCTAAAGATATAGTTAGTACTCTTAAGCAATTGAAAGCAGGAGAGGGAGGACCGATTTGGATATTTGGCGGAGCAGACCTTGTTCATAGCCTAATAGGAGCTGACCTCATCGACCATTACATTATAGGTATCATCCCGACTATTTTGGGGTGTGGTCGGCCTTTGTTTACAGGCAATCGTCAAGAACGTCATTTAAGACTGATAGAATCGACTGTCACAGATGGTATCGCCATGCTACGATATGATAAAAGAGAATAA
- a CDS encoding ABC transporter ATP-binding protein: MKRLRPYVKGYLKETILGPIFKLLEALFELLVPLLIANLIDVQIGQRNSQGIFGVVLTLFALAAVGLAFSMTAQYYSSKAAVGFTKQMTDDLFETIMGLPKEEQDRLGYASLLSRLTSDSFQVQTGINQSLRLFLRAPIIVFGAIIMAYWISPSLTLWFVIMVVILLGLVFGISRFLNPLYRVIRQETDHLVRLTSQQLQGIRVIKAFNQTQNELQTFKEQNDSLSHNQYQAATLANLLNPMTFLVVNVTLLILIWQGSWQVSSGTLSQGMLVALINYLLQILSELLKMTMLMGTISQSVTAANRISEVLTLSEQKPIPLGESQWKSSMLLTINHLTFTYPRASEPSLYNIQFSANQGEWIGIIGGTGAGKTTLVELICRTYSHNHGEISLKWQGQTPKTVEDWRRFIALVPQKVQLFKGTIRSNLMLGQSTPVEDQKLWQALEIAQAKDFVAALPDQLESPVEAFGRNFSGGQRQRLAIARALVNPKPLLILDDASSALDNVTRVQLFKALKEELSDVLVILVTQSIKNLAFVDKILLLDQGHQLGFASHEELKTTHSVYQDMLALQRKGEAK, translated from the coding sequence ATGAAACGATTACGTCCATATGTGAAAGGGTACCTAAAAGAAACTATCTTAGGTCCCATTTTCAAATTATTAGAAGCTTTATTTGAATTATTAGTGCCTTTGCTGATTGCTAACTTGATCGATGTACAGATTGGTCAGCGAAACAGTCAAGGGATTTTTGGGGTTGTCTTAACCTTATTTGCCTTAGCAGCTGTTGGTCTGGCATTCTCTATGACAGCTCAATACTATTCGTCCAAGGCTGCAGTAGGCTTTACAAAACAGATGACCGATGACCTTTTTGAGACAATCATGGGACTCCCTAAAGAAGAACAGGACCGCTTAGGTTATGCCAGCCTTTTATCTCGTTTGACCAGTGATAGTTTTCAGGTTCAAACAGGTATTAACCAATCGTTACGTCTTTTTTTAAGAGCTCCTATTATTGTCTTTGGTGCGATAATCATGGCGTATTGGATTAGTCCCAGTCTTACGTTGTGGTTTGTGATAATGGTGGTCATCTTATTGGGGCTTGTTTTTGGCATTTCTCGTTTTTTAAACCCGCTCTATCGTGTGATTCGTCAGGAAACGGACCACTTAGTTCGTCTAACCAGTCAGCAATTGCAAGGGATTCGGGTAATTAAGGCATTTAATCAAACTCAAAATGAACTTCAAACGTTTAAAGAACAAAACGATAGCTTAAGTCATAACCAATATCAAGCTGCTACCCTAGCTAATCTCTTAAATCCAATGACGTTTCTAGTGGTTAACGTTACCTTGCTGATTCTGATTTGGCAGGGAAGTTGGCAAGTGTCTTCTGGCACACTCAGCCAAGGCATGCTAGTGGCTTTAATCAATTACCTCTTACAGATTTTATCAGAACTGTTAAAAATGACCATGCTAATGGGAACAATCAGTCAGAGTGTAACAGCTGCAAACCGCATTAGTGAGGTTTTAACTTTATCTGAGCAAAAACCAATACCACTTGGCGAATCTCAATGGAAGTCTTCAATGCTTTTAACCATTAATCATCTGACTTTTACCTACCCAAGAGCATCAGAACCTAGTCTTTATAACATTCAATTTAGTGCTAATCAGGGAGAATGGATTGGCATTATCGGAGGAACAGGAGCGGGGAAAACAACATTAGTTGAGTTGATTTGCCGCACTTACTCACATAATCATGGCGAAATTAGCCTTAAGTGGCAAGGGCAGACACCAAAAACAGTAGAGGACTGGCGCCGTTTCATTGCTCTTGTTCCTCAAAAAGTCCAACTGTTTAAAGGAACAATCAGAAGTAATCTGATGTTAGGGCAATCCACTCCTGTTGAGGATCAGAAGCTTTGGCAGGCACTGGAAATAGCCCAAGCAAAAGACTTCGTCGCTGCTTTACCAGATCAATTAGAGTCTCCGGTTGAAGCTTTTGGGCGTAATTTCTCAGGAGGTCAACGTCAACGCTTAGCCATTGCCAGGGCTCTTGTTAATCCAAAACCGCTGTTGATTTTAGATGATGCCAGTTCTGCCTTGGACAATGTGACTCGTGTCCAACTTTTTAAAGCATTGAAAGAGGAATTATCAGATGTCTTAGTGATTTTGGTGACACAATCTATTAAGAATTTAGCTTTTGTTGATAAGATTTTACTTTTGGATCAAGGACACCAGCTTGGTTTTGCCAGTCATGAGGAACTAAAGACAACTCATTCAGTCTATCAAGACATGCTAGCACTTCAACGGAAGGGGGAGGCAAAATGA
- a CDS encoding ABC transporter ATP-binding protein — MTKINHHLLDRLFKDLLKKRLYVFILVAASLVQVGLSVYLPVLIGKAVDVILLANHWQTLKWLLVQMAIVVSINAFIQWIIPLFYYRLLYRYSQQLKNDLLGKIHQLPFAYLDQQTIGDLVSRVTTDTEQLSNGLQMVFSQFVTGLLTILFTIFAMAQIDWMMLAVVLILTPISLFLARYIAQKSFHYAREQTQSRGNLAQFTEEMIRQESLVQVFNAQNQAIENYKYFNEIYSEASQKAIFYASTVNPATRFINSVIYALLAGLGAMRIMAGLFSVGQLATFLNFVVQYTKPFNDISSVMAEIQSSLACAQRLYHLLDLEVAKPDDTLPFKTSEVKGQIDFENVSFSYQKEKPLLQEISFSVAAGSKVAIVGPTGSGKTTLINLLMRFYEVDDGSIMLDQVPIKDYDKEEFRSIIGMVLQETWLKDATIHDIIAYGSDKASREEVVAAAKAANAHFFIMQLPETYDTYLSSSAEALSQGQIQLLAIARLFLRKPKILILDEATSSIDIRTETIIQDALQQLMKGRTSFIIAHHLSTIQSADLILVMNQGRLVEWGTHAILIAKNGCYARLQQIR; from the coding sequence ATGACAAAAATCAATCACCACCTCCTGGATCGCTTGTTCAAAGACTTGTTGAAGAAACGTCTGTATGTTTTTATACTTGTAGCAGCTAGCCTTGTTCAAGTAGGATTGAGTGTCTACCTGCCAGTTCTTATCGGTAAAGCTGTTGACGTCATCTTACTAGCCAATCATTGGCAAACCCTGAAGTGGCTCCTAGTGCAAATGGCAATAGTGGTTTCAATCAACGCTTTTATTCAGTGGATAATACCTCTTTTCTATTATCGTCTGCTTTATCGCTATAGTCAGCAATTAAAAAATGATCTTTTAGGAAAAATTCATCAACTACCCTTTGCCTATCTCGATCAGCAAACCATTGGAGATTTGGTCAGTCGAGTGACAACTGACACAGAACAACTTTCTAATGGCCTACAGATGGTATTTAGTCAATTTGTAACGGGCTTGCTGACGATTCTATTTACTATTTTTGCTATGGCGCAAATTGATTGGATGATGTTAGCCGTAGTGCTAATCCTAACACCCATTTCTCTTTTTCTTGCCCGCTATATCGCCCAAAAGAGCTTTCACTATGCCCGAGAGCAAACACAAAGTAGAGGAAATCTAGCTCAATTTACAGAAGAGATGATACGACAAGAAAGCTTGGTTCAAGTCTTTAATGCTCAAAATCAGGCTATTGAGAATTACAAGTATTTTAATGAAATCTATAGCGAAGCCTCACAAAAAGCTATTTTTTATGCCTCAACAGTTAACCCAGCAACGCGATTTATTAATAGTGTCATTTATGCTTTATTGGCAGGTTTAGGGGCTATGCGTATTATGGCTGGTCTTTTCTCCGTGGGTCAATTAGCGACTTTTTTAAATTTTGTTGTTCAATACACTAAGCCTTTTAATGACATTTCTTCAGTGATGGCAGAAATCCAAAGTTCTCTGGCGTGTGCACAACGTCTCTATCATCTTTTAGATCTTGAGGTAGCGAAGCCTGACGATACTTTACCATTTAAAACTTCAGAAGTTAAGGGACAAATTGATTTTGAGAACGTTAGTTTTTCTTATCAAAAAGAAAAACCACTACTTCAAGAGATTAGCTTTTCTGTTGCTGCTGGTTCTAAAGTAGCAATCGTCGGTCCAACAGGATCAGGAAAAACGACCTTAATCAATTTATTGATGCGTTTTTACGAGGTAGATGATGGCAGTATAATGTTGGATCAAGTGCCTATTAAGGACTATGACAAAGAAGAATTCAGGTCTATAATTGGCATGGTCTTACAAGAAACATGGTTAAAGGATGCCACTATTCATGATATCATTGCTTATGGCAGTGACAAAGCTAGCCGAGAAGAAGTGGTGGCAGCTGCTAAAGCGGCCAATGCTCATTTCTTTATTATGCAACTTCCTGAAACTTATGATACTTATCTATCTTCGTCTGCCGAAGCGTTATCACAAGGACAAATCCAATTATTGGCCATTGCACGTCTATTTTTGAGAAAACCTAAAATTTTGATTTTAGATGAAGCCACATCATCTATTGATATCAGAACAGAAACGATTATTCAGGATGCTCTTCAACAGTTAATGAAAGGTAGAACGAGCTTTATCATTGCTCATCACTTATCAACAATTCAATCAGCTGATTTGATTTTAGTCATGAATCAAGGGCGATTGGTTGAGTGGGGAACACATGCCATCTTAATAGCAAAAAATGGATGTTATGCTAGATTACAACAAATAAGGTAA
- the nox gene encoding H2O-forming NADH oxidase, producing MSKIVVVGANHAGTACIKTMLTNYGDANEIVVFDQNSNISFLGCGMALWIGEQIAGPEGLFYSDKEELESLGAKVYMESPVQSIDYDAKTVTALVNGTEHVESYDKLIFATGSQPILPPIKGAEIKEGSLEFEATLENLQFVKLYQNSADVIAKLENKDIKRVAVVGAGYIGVELAEAFQRKGKEVVLIDVVDTCLAGYYDRDMTDLMARNMEEHGIQLAFGETVKEVAGDGKVEKIITDKKEYNVDMVILAVGFRPNTALGNGKIELFRNGAFLVDKRQETSIPGVYAIGDCATIYDNATRDTSYIALASNAVRTGIVAAHNACGTDLEGIGVQGSNGISIYGLHMVSTGLTLEKAKRLGFDAAVTEYTDNQKPEFIEHGNFPVTIKIVYDKDSRRILGAQMAAREDMSMGIHMFSLAIQEGVTIEKLALTDIFFLPHFNKPYNYITMAALGAE from the coding sequence ATGAGTAAAATCGTTGTTGTTGGTGCAAACCACGCTGGTACTGCCTGTATCAAGACTATGTTAACAAACTATGGTGATGCCAATGAAATTGTTGTATTTGACCAAAACTCAAATATTTCATTTTTAGGTTGTGGTATGGCACTTTGGATTGGTGAGCAAATTGCTGGACCAGAAGGACTTTTCTATTCAGATAAAGAAGAATTAGAGTCTTTAGGGGCTAAAGTTTACATGGAATCACCTGTTCAATCTATCGACTACGATGCCAAAACAGTGACTGCTCTTGTGAATGGTACAGAACATGTGGAAAGCTATGACAAGTTGATTTTTGCAACTGGATCGCAACCTATCTTGCCACCGATTAAAGGTGCCGAAATCAAAGAAGGATCACTTGAATTTGAAGCAACTCTTGAAAATCTTCAATTTGTGAAGTTGTACCAAAACTCGGCAGACGTTATTGCTAAGCTTGAAAATAAAGATATCAAGCGAGTAGCTGTTGTCGGTGCAGGTTATATTGGTGTTGAGTTGGCAGAAGCTTTCCAACGTAAAGGTAAAGAAGTTGTTCTTATTGATGTTGTAGATACTTGCTTGGCAGGTTACTATGATCGCGATATGACTGACTTAATGGCTAGAAACATGGAAGAACACGGTATTCAATTAGCCTTTGGTGAAACAGTTAAAGAAGTTGCTGGTGATGGCAAAGTTGAAAAAATCATTACTGATAAAAAGGAATACAATGTGGACATGGTTATCCTTGCTGTAGGTTTCCGTCCAAATACAGCTCTTGGAAATGGTAAGATTGAGCTTTTCCGTAATGGTGCTTTCCTTGTTGACAAACGTCAAGAAACTTCTATTCCAGGTGTTTATGCTATTGGTGACTGTGCAACGATTTATGACAATGCAACTCGTGACACAAGCTACATTGCGTTAGCGTCGAATGCTGTTCGTACAGGTATTGTAGCAGCTCATAACGCTTGTGGTACAGACCTTGAAGGTATTGGCGTTCAAGGCTCAAACGGTATTTCCATTTACGGCTTGCACATGGTTTCAACTGGTTTGACACTTGAAAAAGCAAAACGTCTTGGTTTTGATGCTGCAGTGACGGAATATACTGATAATCAAAAACCTGAATTTATCGAACATGGTAACTTCCCAGTAACAATCAAAATCGTTTATGATAAAGACTCACGTCGTATCTTGGGTGCTCAAATGGCAGCGCGTGAAGATATGTCAATGGGAATTCACATGTTCTCACTTGCTATCCAAGAAGGCGTAACCATTGAAAAATTAGCTTTGACAGATATTTTCTTCTTGCCTCACTTTAACAAGCCATATAACTATATTACAATGGCAGCCTTAGGAGCAGAATAA
- a CDS encoding L-lactate dehydrogenase: MTATKQHKKVILVGDGAVGSSYAFALVTQNIAQELGIIDIFKEKTQGDAEDLSHALAFTSPKKIYAAEYSDCHDADLVVLTAGAPQKPGETRLDLVEKNLRINKEVVTQIVASGFNGIFLVAANPVDVLTYSTWKFSGFPKERVIGSGTSLDSARFRQALAAKIGVDARSVHAYIMGEHGDSEFAVWSHANVAGVGLYDWLQANRDIDEQGLVDLFISVRDAAYSIINKKGATFYGIAVALARITKAILDDENAVLPLSVFQEGQYEGVEDCYIGQPAIVGAYGIVRPVNIPLNDAELQKMQASANQLKAIIDEAFAKEEFASAAKN, from the coding sequence ATGACTGCAACTAAACAACACAAAAAAGTAATCTTGGTCGGCGATGGTGCCGTTGGTTCATCATACGCTTTTGCATTGGTAACACAAAATATTGCTCAAGAACTTGGTATTATTGATATTTTTAAAGAAAAAACTCAAGGAGATGCTGAAGATTTAAGCCACGCTCTTGCTTTTACATCACCTAAAAAAATCTATGCAGCTGAATACTCAGACTGTCATGATGCTGATCTCGTTGTCTTGACAGCAGGCGCTCCTCAAAAACCAGGTGAAACACGCCTTGACCTTGTTGAAAAAAATCTTCGTATCAATAAAGAGGTTGTTACACAAATCGTTGCATCTGGTTTCAATGGTATCTTCCTTGTTGCTGCTAATCCAGTTGACGTTTTAACTTACTCAACTTGGAAATTCTCAGGCTTCCCTAAAGAGCGTGTCATTGGATCAGGTACATCACTAGATTCAGCCCGCTTCCGTCAAGCACTTGCTGCTAAAATTGGGGTTGATGCGCGTTCAGTCCACGCTTATATCATGGGTGAGCACGGGGATTCAGAATTTGCCGTTTGGTCACACGCTAACGTTGCGGGGGTTGGACTTTACGATTGGCTACAAGCAAACCGTGACATCGATGAGCAAGGTTTAGTTGATCTTTTCATATCTGTCCGCGATGCAGCCTACTCAATCATCAACAAAAAAGGTGCTACTTTCTACGGTATTGCAGTTGCCCTAGCTCGTATTACAAAAGCTATCCTTGATGATGAAAATGCTGTTCTTCCACTTTCTGTTTTCCAAGAAGGACAATACGAAGGCGTTGAAGATTGCTATATTGGTCAACCAGCTATCGTTGGCGCATATGGTATCGTTCGCCCAGTTAATATCCCTCTTAACGATGCTGAACTCCAAAAAATGCAAGCTTCTGCAAATCAATTGAAAGCTATCATCGATGAAGCTTTTGCTAAGGAAGAATTTGCTTCTGCTGCTAAAAACTAA